From the Solanum pennellii chromosome 4, SPENNV200 genome, one window contains:
- the LOC107017133 gene encoding probable WRKY transcription factor 51, with translation MENFPYSSSNPNPNFIDASENFELSDYNYLFLDDGSSDDFLSQNEIVQSVSDSSGSYSNNPTPTSHNIKCMKGIKKVDAKSKVAFRFRSELEVLDDGFKWRKYGKKMVKNNPNPRNYYKCSSGGCNVKKRVERDNKDSSYVITTYEGIHNHESPYVLHYTQFPPNNIALHNLRL, from the exons ATGGAAAATTTTCCCTATAGCTCatcaaaccctaaccctaattttATCGATGCATCGGAGAATTTTGAGCTCTCCGattataattatctttttcttgATGATGGATCGAGTGACGATTTTTTGTCACAAAATGAAATTGTTCAAAGTGTTTCCGATAGTAGTGGTTCATATTCAAATAATCCTACTCCAACAAGTCATAACAT AAAATGTATGAAAGGTATAAAGAAGGTGGATGCAAAGTCTAAGGTTGCATTTAGATTTAGATCAGAGTTGGAGGTGTTGGATGATGGATTTAAATGGAGGAAATATGGCAAAAAGATGGTCAAGAATAATCCAAATCCAAg GAATTACTACAAATGTTCAAGTGGGGGATGCAATGTGAAGAAAAGAGTAGAAAGGGACAATAAAGATTCAAGCTATGTCATTACTACTTATGAAGGGATTCACAACCATGAGAGTCCTTATGTGCTTCACTACACACAATTCCCTCCCAACAATATTGCCCTTCACAATCTTCGCCTTTAG